The Mustela lutreola isolate mMusLut2 chromosome 3, mMusLut2.pri, whole genome shotgun sequence genome includes a region encoding these proteins:
- the CYRIB gene encoding CYFIP-related Rac1 interactor B isoform X1: protein MGNLIKVLTRDIDHNAAHFFLDFENAQPTESEKEIYNQVNVVLKDAEGILEDLQSYRGAGHEIREAIQHPADEKLQEKAWGAVVPLVGKLKTFYEFSQRLEAALRGLLGALTSTPYSPTQHLEREQALAKQFAEILHFTLRFDELKMTNPAIQNDFSYYRRTLSRMRINNVPAEGENEVNNELANRMSLFYAEATPMLKTLSDATTKFVSENKNLPIENTTDCLSTMASVCRVMLETPEYRSRFTNEETVSFCLRVMVGVIILYDHVHPVGAFAKTSKIDMKGCIKVLKDQPPNSVEGLLNALRYTTKHLNDETTSKQIKSMLQ from the exons ATGGGTAATCTCATTAAGGTGCTAACCAGGGACATAGACCACAATGCAGCACATTTTTTCTTGGACTTTGAAA ATGCCCAGCCTACAGAGTCTGAGAAGGAAATTTATAATCAGGTGAATGTAGTATTAAAAGATGCAGAAGGTATCTTGGAGGATTTGCAATCATATAGAGGAGCTGGCCATGAAATACGAGAG GCAATCCAGCATCCAGCAGATGAGAAGTTGCAAGAGAAGGCTTGGGGTGCAGTTGTCCCACTAGTAGGCaaattaaagacattttatgAATTTTCTCAGAGGTTAG AAGCAGCACTAAGAGGTCTTCTGGGAGCCTTGACAAGTACCCCGTACTCTCCCACGCAGCATCTAGAGCGAGAGCAGGCTCTTGCCAAACAGTTCGCAGAGATTCTTCATTTCACACTCCGGTTCGACGAGCTCAAG ATGACAAATCCCGCCATACAGAATGATTTCAGCTATTACAGAAGAACATTGAGTCGTATGAGGATTAATAACGTCCCA gcagaaggagaaaatgaagtaaataatgAATTGGCAAAtcgaatgtctttattttatgcTGAGGCAACCCCAATGCTGAAAACCTTAAGTGATGCCACGACAAAATTTGTATCAGAG aataaaaatttaccaaTAGAAAATACCACAGATTGTCTAAGCACCATGGCTAGTGTATGCAGAGTCATGCTCGAAACACC GGAATACAGAAGCagatttacaaatgaagaaacggTGTCATTCTGCTTGAGGGTAATGGTGGGTGTCATAATACTCTATGACCATGTACATCCAGTGGGAGCATTTGCCAAAACTTCAAAGATTGAT atgAAAGGTTGTATCAAAGTTCTTAAGGACCAACCTCCCAATAGTGTAGAAGGTCTTCTAAATGCTCtcag
- the CYRIB gene encoding CYFIP-related Rac1 interactor B isoform X2 produces MGNLLKVLTCTDLEQGPNFFLDFENAQPTESEKEIYNQVNVVLKDAEGILEDLQSYRGAGHEIREAIQHPADEKLQEKAWGAVVPLVGKLKTFYEFSQRLEAALRGLLGALTSTPYSPTQHLEREQALAKQFAEILHFTLRFDELKMTNPAIQNDFSYYRRTLSRMRINNVPAEGENEVNNELANRMSLFYAEATPMLKTLSDATTKFVSENKNLPIENTTDCLSTMASVCRVMLETPEYRSRFTNEETVSFCLRVMVGVIILYDHVHPVGAFAKTSKIDMKGCIKVLKDQPPNSVEGLLNALRYTTKHLNDETTSKQIKSMLQ; encoded by the exons ATGGGGAATCTTCTTAAAGTTTTGACATGCACAGACCTTGAGCAGGGGCCAaattttttccttgattttgaaA ATGCCCAGCCTACAGAGTCTGAGAAGGAAATTTATAATCAGGTGAATGTAGTATTAAAAGATGCAGAAGGTATCTTGGAGGATTTGCAATCATATAGAGGAGCTGGCCATGAAATACGAGAG GCAATCCAGCATCCAGCAGATGAGAAGTTGCAAGAGAAGGCTTGGGGTGCAGTTGTCCCACTAGTAGGCaaattaaagacattttatgAATTTTCTCAGAGGTTAG AAGCAGCACTAAGAGGTCTTCTGGGAGCCTTGACAAGTACCCCGTACTCTCCCACGCAGCATCTAGAGCGAGAGCAGGCTCTTGCCAAACAGTTCGCAGAGATTCTTCATTTCACACTCCGGTTCGACGAGCTCAAG ATGACAAATCCCGCCATACAGAATGATTTCAGCTATTACAGAAGAACATTGAGTCGTATGAGGATTAATAACGTCCCA gcagaaggagaaaatgaagtaaataatgAATTGGCAAAtcgaatgtctttattttatgcTGAGGCAACCCCAATGCTGAAAACCTTAAGTGATGCCACGACAAAATTTGTATCAGAG aataaaaatttaccaaTAGAAAATACCACAGATTGTCTAAGCACCATGGCTAGTGTATGCAGAGTCATGCTCGAAACACC GGAATACAGAAGCagatttacaaatgaagaaacggTGTCATTCTGCTTGAGGGTAATGGTGGGTGTCATAATACTCTATGACCATGTACATCCAGTGGGAGCATTTGCCAAAACTTCAAAGATTGAT atgAAAGGTTGTATCAAAGTTCTTAAGGACCAACCTCCCAATAGTGTAGAAGGTCTTCTAAATGCTCtcag